A single genomic interval of Schistocerca americana isolate TAMUIC-IGC-003095 chromosome 2, iqSchAmer2.1, whole genome shotgun sequence harbors:
- the LOC124596251 gene encoding branchpoint-bridging protein-like: MRATVAALVLCLAVSKCTSQTTEPVPPSTDLPPPEPTGTGLPPPEPTGTGLPPPEPTGTGLPPPEPTGTGLPPPEPTGTGLPPPEPTGSEQPPPPASTEAPAPPAEPTTAPAAPPPQRTPAGGRGRRPSGDHFGFAPGFGTGFFPGFRQRFPSFNTGFFPGFNGIFPGNRPGFFPGFGR; the protein is encoded by the coding sequence GTGTCCAAGTGCACCAGCCAAACAACAGAGCCAGTTCCGCCATCGACTGATCTGCCGCCCCCTGAGCCGACTGGTACCGGCCTGCCACCGCCAGAACCCACTGGCACCGGTCTGCCACCGCCAGAACCTACTGGCACCGGCCTGCCACCGCCAGAACCTACTGGCACCGGCCTGCCACCGCCAGAACCTACTGGCACCGGCCTGCCACCGCCAGAACCAACTGGCAGCGAGCAGCCACCACCTCCTGCCAGTACTGAGGCCCCCGCACCTCCCGCAGAGCCGACGACGGCGCCTGCAGCTCCTCCCCCACAGAGAACCCCTGCTGGTGGGCGCGGCCGCCGTCCATCTGGTGACCACTTTGGCTTTGCGCCAGGTTTCGGCACCGGCTTCTTCCCAGGATTCCGCCAGCGCTTTCCTTCCTTCAACACTGGATTCTTCCCAGGATTCAATGGCATATTTCCAGGCAACAGGCCGGGTTTCTTTCCTGGCTTTGGACGCTAA